In a single window of the Dryobates pubescens isolate bDryPub1 chromosome Z, bDryPub1.pri, whole genome shotgun sequence genome:
- the GCNT1 gene encoding beta-1,3-galactosyl-O-glycosyl-glycoprotein beta-1,6-N-acetylglucosaminyltransferase, with product MLKRKLRFCHNSRFRLFLGLTLILVIISVLKVNQKQDFLNRRHLDLTKEDPIGNVNCTKIIEGDTEEIQKAKLEALSVSFKKRPRLTTNDYINMTADCASFTKTRKYIMEPLSHEEAEFPIAYSIVVYHKIEMLDRLLRSIYAPQNFYCIHVDKKSPESFFAAVKGIVSCFDNVFISSQLESVVYASWSRVQADINCMKDLYRRSSNWKYLINLCGMDFPIKTNQEMVEKLKALKGVNSLESEKMPVYKELRWKKHHEIIDGKIKNTGIDKQLPPLSTPIFSGSAYFVVSRKFVEYVLESSKILKFIEWAKDTYSPDEYLWATIQRIPEVPGAVPSSNKYDVSDMNALARFVKWQYFEGDMSKGAPYPPCSGVHVRSVCVFGVGDLNWMLQNHHFFANKFDTDVDPFAVKCLEEYLRHKALYLQKN from the coding sequence ATGCTGAAGAGGAAATTACGATTTTGCCACAACTCACGCTTCAGGCTTTTTTTGGGTCTAACTCTTATTTTAGTAATCATTTCAGTTTTGAAAGTTAACCAGAAACAAGACTTCTTAAATCGGCGACATCTAGATCTGACGAAAGAAGATCCTATTGGCAATGTTAACTGCACCAAGATTATAGAGGGTGATACAGAAGAAATTCAGAAAGCAAAGCTTGAGGCGTTGTCAGTGTCGTTTAAGAAACGCCCCAGACTAACAACAAATGATTATATTAACATGACAGCAGACTGTGCCTCCTTCACCAAGACTAGGAAATACATTATGGAACCTCTTAGCCATGAAGAAGCAGAATTTCCAATTGCTTACTCAATAGTGGTTTATCACAAAATTGAGATGCTTGATAGACTTCTAAGATCAATCTATGCCCCCCAAAATTTTTACTGCATTCACGTTGACAAAAAATCTCCAGAGtctttttttgctgctgtgaaAGGAATAGTCTCTTGTTTTGATAATGTCTTTATCTCCAGCCAGTTAGAGAGTGTTGTGTATGCCTCATGGAGCAGGGTACAGGCAGATATTAACTGCATGAAAGATCTCTACAGAAGAAGTTCTAACTGGAAATACCTAATAAACCTCTGTGGCATGGACTTTCCTATAAAGACCAACCAGGAAATGGTAGAGAAATTAAAAGCCCTTAAAGGTGTTAACAGTCTGGAAAGTGAAAAAATGCCTGTTTATAAAGAATTAAGGTGGAAAAAGCACCATGAGATTATTGATGGTAAAATAAAGAACACAGGCATAGACAAACAACTGCCACCACTCAGTACTCCAATTTTTTCTGGTAGTGCCTATTTTGTAGTTAGCAGAAAATTTGTAGAATATGTATTAGAAAGCAGCAAAATACTTAAGTTCATTGAGTGGGCGAAAGACACCTACAGCCCAGATGAGTACCTGTGGGCAACAATTCAGAGAATCCCTGAAGTACCAGGTGCAGTTCCTTCTAGTAACAAGTATGATGTTTCTGACATGAATGCACTGGCCAGGTTTGTCAAGTGGCAGTACTTTGAAGGCGACATGTCCAAAGGTGCACCCTACCCACCATGCAGTGGAGTTCATGTTCGCTCTGTCTGTGTTTTTGGCGTAGGAGACCTGAACTGGATGCTACAAAACCACCACTTCTTTGCTAACAAGTTTGACACTGACGTTGACCCTTTTGCAGTGAAATGTTTGGAAGAGTATTTGCGGCACAAAGCTTTGTACCTGCAAAAGAACTGA